The proteins below come from a single Triticum aestivum cultivar Chinese Spring chromosome 5D, IWGSC CS RefSeq v2.1, whole genome shotgun sequence genomic window:
- the LOC123119264 gene encoding protein FAR1-RELATED SEQUENCE 9 produces MTGMVTELDKPGAEIADNSTKKRRTCRVADDEGSPVPELHRKKASKNAVETMSSASELSKEPVGKQSMTEERPQPTGDSYEELSSDSIEKNTDGILADEADKETNSVDHSLQQAEEQNQLHDNVENNEMVNRNPSESDSDSSSGSDSDSELGKYFYPKFEELEAARKPEPGMKFQTLEDANGFYSTYALLTGFVAKRNSNYRRQKYHIECNRSGKPTPARNPNRKRKINSFERTNCQAKVIVKLTKGQWEFATVRNEHNHPLSPNPSLARFFLSQKHMSSEEKSFLKVLQQSKIPPNKILRIFRRMRSSFGNISFKKQDPVSSVRSSSENIPSKKKDPISLQCTEQRKTENSDVESALKHLKELELRNPSFFYIKQIDEDNIVRSIFWTDARSRMDYNIFGDFISVDTTYTTNRHNLPVATITGINNHGRTLLLGCALLRDGRAETFKWMFQTLLQVLGGKIPGSIITNQDEPLGRAIAEVLPQVRLRFWKCDVMGKAHERIAAFMAARGNIKLELDSLVDNSLTEMEFEEGWSSLIERYDASKNEYLQFMWRIRKIWAPVYFRQDFYPFAESLGRGEGMNIVLFRNYVLPKDRIEKFIERYEEIQKTTLKTDDEDRRQAGTVPSCFSLQPIEKHSSTIYTRQIFLKVQRELLHSTAFDVHVVKKGSVYRLERVFNYENPEFDRNAFEVFVDPVSNTFICQCAKFARDRLLCCHIFRLFTQLGINEIPAQYIVPRWTDKFKEEKAKQYTEKCLEKADSTARYEMLMSKMADLSKKICSDGTKCNAFMLEFDSIQEKLLATDGENPRDNDNCMEIITTS; encoded by the exons ATGACAGGAATGGTTACAGAATTGGACAAGCCAGGAGCAGAAATCGCAGACAACTCCACAAAAAAGAGAAGGACATGCAGGGTAGCTGACGATGAAGGTTCCCCTGTACCAGAGTTGCATAGGAAAAAG GCCAGTAAAAATGCTGTGGAAACAATGTCATCTGCAAGTGAATTGAGCAAG GAACCTGTTGGGAAACAATCAATgacagaagaaagaccacaaccaACTGGTGATAGTTACGAG GAACTATCTTCAGATAGTATTGAAAAGAATACAGATGGAATATTAGCAGATGAAGCGGATAAAGAAACCAACTCAGTCGACCATTCACTGCAGCAAGCCGAAGAACAGAACCAACTACACGATAATGTGGAAAACAATGAAATGGTAAACAGGAACCCCAGTGAAAGTGATTCAGACAGCAGCTCAGGGAGCGACTCAGACAGTGAACTAGGGAAATACTTTTATCCTAAATTTGAGGAATTGGAGGCTGCAAGAAAACCAGAACCTGGAATGAAGTTTCAAACCCTCGAAGATGCAAACGGATTCTATAGTACTTATGCTCTCCTGACTGGTTTTGTGGCAAAGCGAAATTCAAATTACAGGAGACAGAAGTATCACATAGAGTGCAACAGGAGTGGCAAACCAACACCAGCTCGGAACCCAAACAGGAAGAGGAAAATAAATTCCTTTGAGAGGACAAATTGCCAAGCGAAGGTGATAGTGAAGCTCACTAAGGGACAATGGGAGTTCGCAACTGTTCGGAATGAGCACAACCATCCGctatctccaaacccttccctcgCAAGATTTTTCCTGAGCCAGAAACACATGTCAAGTGAGGAAAAGTCATTTCTAAAAGTTCTGCAGCAAAGTAAGATACCTCCCAATAAAATTCTGAGGATTTTTAGGAGAATGAGAAGTAGTTTTGGAAATATATCATTCAAGAAACAAGATCCAGTCAGTTCTGTGAGAAGCAGTTCTGAAAACataccatccaagaaaaaagatccAATCAGTTTACAGTGTACAGAACAACGGAAAACAGAAAACTCAGATGTTGAAAGTGCGTTGAAGCACTTAAAAGAATTGGAGCTGCGGAACCCAAGTTTTTTCTACATCAAGCAAATAGATGAAGACAACATAGTCCGCAGTATTTTCTGGACTGATGCGAGGTCAAGGATGGATTATAATATTTTTGGAGATTTCATCTCGGTTGATACAACTTACACCACAAATAGGCATAATTTGCCTGTTGCTACCATTACTGGGATAAATAACCATGGGAGAACTCTCTTGTTAGGATGTGCCCTGCTACGCGATGGGAGAGCTGAAACCTTCAAATGGATGTTCCAAACACTTTTGCAAGTGCTGGGAGGAAAAATACCAGGATCAATCATTACAAACCAGGATGAACCCCTAGGAAGAGCAATTGCAGAGGTCCTGCCACAGGTAAGGCTCAGGTTTTGGAAATGTGATGTAATGGGTAAAGCACATGAAAGGATAGCAGCCTTCATGGCAGCAAGAGGCAACATAAAATTAGAGCTGGATAGCTTAGTTGACAACTCACTGACGGAAATGGAATTTGAAGAAGGATGGAGTTCGCTTATTGAGAGATATGATGCAAGTAAAAATGAGTACTTACAATTCATGTGGCGGATAAGGAAAATCTGGGCGCCTGTTTATTTCAGACAAGATTTCTATCCATTTGCCGAATCACTTGGACGTGGTGAAGGTATGAACATCGTATTATTCCGAAACTATGTGCTTCCAAAGGATAGAATAGAGAAGTTCATCGAAAGATACGAGGAGATACAGAAGACGACACTAAAAACGGATGACGAAGATAGACGGCAAGCAGGAACTGTACCTTCATGCTTCTCATTGCAGCCAATAGAAAAGCATTCATCTACTATTTACACCAGGCAGATATTCCTGAAAGTGCAGAGAGAACTACTCCATTCTACGGCGTTCGACGTGCACGTGGTAAAGAAAGGGTCTGTGTACCGACTGGAGAGGGTCTTCAACTACGAGAACCCAGAGTTTGATAGAAATGCCTTTGAAGTGTTTGTTGATCCTGTCAGCAACACATTCATATGCCAATGCGCAAAGTTTGCCAGAGATAGATTACTGTGCTGCCACATATTCAGGCTTTTCACGCAGCTTGGAATCAACGAAATACCCGCGCAATACATCGTCCCCAGATGGACCGACAAATTCAAGGAAGAGAAGGCGAAGCAGTACACAGAGAAATGCCTAGAGAAGGCAGACAGCACAGCGAGATACGAAATGTTGATGAGCAAAATGGCCGACCTCAGCAAGAAGATATGCAGCGATGGCACGAAATGCAACGCATTCATGCTTGAGTTCGACAGTATTCAAGAGAAACTGCTAGCAACAGACGGAGAAAATCCTCGCGACAATGACAACTGTATGGAGATTATTACTACCAGCTAG